From one Deltaproteobacteria bacterium genomic stretch:
- a CDS encoding response regulator, whose amino-acid sequence MSVPMARHVHARPILLVEDDPDVRDALRLTLEDAGYDVVCAGEGREALARLREASASLILLDLMLPVMDGFEFRVQQMQDPEIASIPVIVFSCGGDLQEKVAPLRVAACLRKPVDVDALLELIGVLTKARDASRLRAPRRRRIKGGAARRRSSSRE is encoded by the coding sequence ATGAGTGTACCCATGGCGAGACACGTGCACGCGCGGCCCATCCTCCTGGTCGAGGACGACCCGGACGTGCGTGACGCGCTGCGTTTAACGCTGGAGGACGCGGGCTACGACGTGGTGTGCGCCGGCGAGGGTCGCGAGGCCCTCGCCCGGCTCCGCGAGGCCTCGGCCTCCTTGATTCTGCTCGACCTGATGCTGCCGGTGATGGACGGCTTCGAGTTCCGGGTCCAGCAGATGCAGGACCCCGAGATCGCGTCGATCCCGGTGATCGTCTTCTCGTGCGGCGGCGACCTCCAGGAGAAGGTCGCGCCGCTGCGGGTCGCAGCCTGCCTTCGGAAACCGGTCGATGTCGATGCGCTGCTGGAGCTGATCGGCGTGCTGACGAAGGCCCGTGACGCCTCGAGGTTGCGCGCACCCCGGCGCCGCCGGATCAAGGGAGGAGCAGCCCGGCGCCGCTCGTCGAGCCGAGAGTGA